A DNA window from Acidobacteriota bacterium contains the following coding sequences:
- a CDS encoding NADH-quinone oxidoreductase subunit H — protein MPTWTQFVLISALKSVVVIFILLTSVAYAVWLERKVVGHMQNRWGP, from the coding sequence ATGCCGACCTGGACCCAATTCGTGCTCATCAGCGCGCTCAAGAGCGTGGTGGTGATCTTTATCTTGCTTACTTCCGTCGCCTACGCCGTCTGGCTCGAGCGCAAGGTGGTGGGACACATGCAGAACCGCTGGGGACC